Proteins co-encoded in one Haloarcula pelagica genomic window:
- a CDS encoding Lrp/AsnC family transcriptional regulator — protein MSLQSGDWRERIDDVDAALIDGFQSDFPIEERPFEAVGQALGVDPADALARVERLREEGVFRRFGPVLNPPVIGSSTLAAVSVSEDRFDEVAEVINGYRQVNHNYARDHEWNMWFVVTAGSRAKRDEIIADIEARTGCDVLVLPMLTDYYIDLEFPVVNGDRFARETRPESGSPDGRAGDPRAGEGLEETDASATRISEDAAADLSALDRRLLLEIQEGVPLTATPYRDVAAAVDADVADVLSAIEALRADNCIKRIGCVVNHIVTGFDSNCMVVWDVPDDDLDRRGQAVGELPYVTLCYHRPRRPDQNWPYNLFTMIHGRESEAVDAKIDDLATDHLPYDHDRLYSTATLKQTGARYDDIVGE, from the coding sequence ATGAGCCTCCAGTCGGGTGACTGGCGCGAGCGCATCGACGACGTGGACGCCGCTCTCATCGACGGGTTCCAGAGCGACTTCCCGATCGAAGAACGGCCTTTCGAGGCGGTCGGCCAGGCACTCGGCGTCGACCCCGCCGACGCGCTCGCCCGCGTCGAACGGCTCCGCGAGGAGGGAGTCTTCCGGCGGTTCGGCCCCGTCCTCAACCCACCGGTGATCGGCTCGTCGACACTCGCCGCCGTCAGCGTATCGGAGGACCGCTTCGACGAGGTCGCCGAGGTGATCAACGGCTACCGGCAGGTCAACCACAACTACGCCCGCGACCACGAGTGGAACATGTGGTTCGTCGTCACGGCCGGCTCGCGAGCGAAACGCGACGAGATCATCGCCGACATCGAAGCCCGGACCGGCTGTGACGTGCTCGTGCTCCCGATGCTGACGGACTACTACATCGACTTGGAGTTCCCGGTCGTCAACGGGGACCGATTCGCGAGGGAGACGCGCCCGGAGAGCGGGTCCCCGGACGGGCGAGCGGGGGACCCGCGAGCCGGAGAGGGCCTGGAGGAGACCGACGCCAGCGCGACCCGGATCAGCGAGGACGCCGCCGCGGACCTCTCGGCGCTCGACCGGCGATTGCTCCTTGAGATCCAGGAGGGGGTTCCGCTGACGGCGACCCCGTATCGGGATGTCGCGGCGGCCGTCGACGCCGATGTCGCGGACGTTCTCTCGGCTATCGAGGCTCTGCGCGCCGACAACTGTATCAAGCGGATCGGCTGCGTGGTCAACCACATCGTCACCGGCTTCGACAGCAACTGCATGGTCGTCTGGGACGTGCCAGACGACGACCTGGACCGGCGCGGCCAGGCCGTCGGCGAACTGCCCTACGTGACGCTCTGTTACCACCGGCCACGGCGGCCCGACCAGAACTGGCCGTACAACCTGTTTACGATGATCCACGGGCGGGAGAGCGAGGCCGTCGACGCGAAGATCGACGACCTGGCGACCGACCACCTGCCGTACGACCACGACCGCCTGTACTCGACGGCGACGCTGAAACAGACCGGGGCACGGTACGACGACATCGTCGGAGAGTAG
- the mptA gene encoding GTP cyclohydrolase MptA gives MSQQLPDVQASSPDVTVGLNRVGVTGVEKLVKLGRRDRDPIVLMAEFEVFVDLPSWRKGADMSRNMEVIDETLETAVSEEAYRVEDVCGDAAELLLQKHDYTTKAEVRMEAEYVTHERTPQSDVATQSTADIIASATATEDGTSEEIGARVTGMTVCPCSQGMSAARARQTLRGMNVEDEVIDEFLEAMPQAGHSQRGHATLTVESDGAPEVDLNELIEVARDSMSARIYNLAKRPDEDHMTYEAHKDAKFVEDCVRALAEGVVERFPDLDDEAVVTMKQSNDESIHQHNAHAERVAKLGALRGEITADAAAADD, from the coding sequence ATGAGTCAGCAACTCCCGGACGTACAGGCGTCGAGTCCGGATGTCACCGTCGGCCTCAACCGCGTCGGTGTGACAGGTGTCGAGAAGCTTGTCAAGCTGGGGCGACGCGACCGCGATCCGATCGTCCTGATGGCGGAGTTCGAGGTGTTCGTCGACCTCCCGTCCTGGCGAAAGGGGGCCGACATGTCCCGCAACATGGAGGTCATCGACGAGACGCTGGAGACGGCCGTCTCCGAGGAAGCCTACCGCGTGGAGGATGTCTGTGGCGACGCCGCGGAACTCCTCCTGCAGAAACACGACTACACGACCAAAGCGGAGGTCCGCATGGAAGCGGAGTACGTCACCCACGAGCGGACGCCACAGTCGGACGTGGCGACCCAGTCGACGGCCGACATCATCGCCTCGGCCACCGCGACCGAGGACGGGACCAGCGAGGAGATCGGTGCCCGCGTCACCGGCATGACGGTCTGTCCCTGTTCACAGGGGATGTCCGCGGCCCGCGCCCGCCAGACGCTGCGCGGGATGAACGTCGAGGACGAGGTCATCGACGAGTTCCTCGAAGCGATGCCCCAGGCGGGCCACTCACAGCGCGGTCACGCCACGCTGACCGTCGAGAGCGACGGCGCGCCCGAGGTCGATCTCAACGAACTCATCGAGGTCGCTCGGGACTCGATGAGCGCGCGGATCTACAACCTCGCGAAACGGCCTGACGAGGACCACATGACCTACGAGGCACACAAGGACGCCAAGTTCGTCGAGGACTGCGTTCGGGCGCTCGCTGAGGGCGTCGTCGAGCGGTTCCCCGATCTGGACGACGAGGCCGTCGTCACGATGAAACAGTCCAACGACGAGTCGATCCACCAGCACAACGCCCACGCCGAGCGGGTGGCGAAACTGGGCGCCCTCCGCGGCGAGATCACGGCCGACGCTGCCGCGGCGGACGACTGA
- a CDS encoding NAD(P)-binding domain-containing protein, producing MRIGIIGTGSVGTALATGFAETGHDVVLGSRSPADATGPAGVSVDSQRAAAAHGEVVVLAVPGGAAPKSRPAWPTNWQARRWSTPRTSTPNRPRTGRSPSGSPTPPPRPASSRRSTLSAPTG from the coding sequence ATGCGAATCGGTATCATCGGGACCGGCAGCGTCGGAACGGCACTGGCCACTGGCTTCGCCGAGACGGGTCACGACGTGGTCCTCGGCTCGCGGTCGCCCGCGGACGCGACTGGACCGGCGGGCGTGTCCGTCGACTCCCAGCGGGCCGCGGCCGCCCACGGCGAAGTGGTCGTGCTGGCGGTCCCCGGCGGCGCCGCCCCGAAGTCGCGGCCGGCCTGGCCGACGAACTGGCAGGCACGACGCTGGTCGACGCCACGAACGAGTACCCCGAACCGACCGCGGACCGGTCGCTCGCCGAGCGGATCGCCGACGCCGCCCCCGAGGCCCGCGTCGTCAAGGCGTTCAACACTATCGGCGCCAACCGGATGA
- a CDS encoding amino acid permease, with product MVEHTRTLDFKIAFAIGLGTMIAAGIFSLSGTAVAAIGSSAVIAFVIAALVAGVTAAAYSEFASVYSENGGGYLFCSRTFEDRDLLTYAIGMSLFLGYTGTTAFYLATMDEWFFEFVLPEWLHVLPHGTTGVVAALLLGVLNARGTEESGGFQLIVTGAKVAVLFAFIGGAFAFRGPGTAVSTFAGSFGGDAVGILTISALAFITFFGFSAIAASAGEIIDPQRTVPRAIAASMVTVTILYALVIVAMVNSPVPPEVIAEQGETAMGRVAAGFLGSIGESLIVAGAIFSMVSASNASILAASSIGSLMGRQGQAPRRFARIHREYGTPFWSVMTATATIVALIVLFIGVFPAEGGLGAPIGLTLGLTPLTGFATLNLLLPLAVVNVALVFSRRKFPDITRGFRVPGVPLVPVVGVLANLGLIYNLPPKGVVAGLVLTAALVVAYLVWGGAPDQAELVKRVVPPEPGEEPASGIVSEAETEAPASEQFRVLVPIARPDRTLRYVRLAAALARVSDKEAVVHVLNVTQIPDQTPWETVQDTARARTERIQDELASTDIDVDYLVEGHTCRDIAFDILQTARDDEADLVLMGYPERHREVTETVEREAPCDVFFADKTVDEADLDVINIGAGGGPHHKALLPLVNALGQHGSELHLINVSAGERGTDETSGVTMDALEGVETTQVHNVTAGSVADGLVETAADNGGVLIIGASRDRWLRQALFGSTPDEVVALAAERDVPVLVYASQTGVSDRVTERLFPVARYLRKRLSRAGKTGGSSPDWG from the coding sequence ATGGTCGAGCACACCCGAACCCTGGATTTCAAGATCGCCTTCGCCATCGGCCTCGGGACCATGATCGCGGCCGGGATCTTCTCTCTGTCCGGGACGGCGGTCGCCGCCATCGGGTCGAGCGCGGTGATCGCGTTCGTCATCGCCGCGCTGGTCGCCGGCGTCACCGCGGCGGCCTACTCCGAGTTCGCGTCGGTCTACTCCGAGAACGGCGGGGGCTATCTCTTCTGTTCCCGGACCTTCGAGGACCGGGACCTGCTGACCTACGCCATCGGGATGTCGCTCTTCTTGGGTTACACCGGGACGACGGCGTTCTACCTGGCGACGATGGACGAGTGGTTCTTCGAGTTCGTCCTGCCCGAGTGGCTCCACGTCCTCCCCCACGGGACGACCGGGGTCGTCGCGGCCCTGTTGCTCGGCGTGCTCAACGCCCGCGGGACCGAGGAGAGCGGCGGCTTCCAGTTGATCGTCACCGGCGCGAAGGTGGCCGTCCTCTTTGCTTTTATCGGCGGCGCCTTCGCCTTCCGCGGGCCCGGCACCGCCGTCTCGACCTTTGCCGGCAGCTTCGGCGGCGACGCGGTCGGTATCCTCACCATCTCGGCGCTGGCTTTCATCACGTTCTTCGGCTTCTCCGCGATCGCGGCCAGTGCCGGCGAGATCATCGACCCCCAGCGGACGGTCCCCCGGGCAATCGCGGCCAGCATGGTGACGGTCACGATCCTCTACGCGCTTGTCATCGTCGCGATGGTCAACTCCCCGGTCCCGCCGGAGGTCATCGCCGAGCAGGGCGAGACGGCGATGGGCCGGGTCGCCGCGGGCTTCCTCGGGAGCATCGGCGAGTCGCTCATCGTCGCCGGCGCCATCTTCTCGATGGTGTCTGCCTCGAACGCGTCGATCCTGGCCGCGAGCAGCATCGGCTCGCTGATGGGCCGACAGGGTCAGGCCCCACGGCGGTTCGCACGCATCCACCGGGAGTACGGCACGCCGTTCTGGAGCGTGATGACGGCGACGGCGACCATCGTCGCGCTCATCGTCCTCTTCATCGGCGTCTTCCCGGCCGAGGGTGGTCTGGGCGCGCCGATCGGGCTCACGCTCGGGCTGACGCCGCTGACCGGGTTCGCGACGCTGAACCTCCTCCTCCCGCTCGCGGTCGTCAACGTCGCGCTCGTCTTCTCCCGCCGGAAGTTCCCCGACATCACGCGGGGCTTTCGGGTTCCGGGGGTCCCACTCGTCCCGGTCGTCGGCGTCCTCGCGAACCTTGGGCTGATCTACAACCTCCCGCCCAAAGGCGTCGTCGCGGGGCTGGTCCTGACGGCTGCCCTGGTCGTGGCGTACCTCGTCTGGGGCGGCGCCCCCGACCAGGCGGAACTCGTCAAGCGGGTCGTCCCACCCGAACCCGGCGAGGAACCCGCGTCGGGGATCGTCTCGGAAGCCGAGACGGAGGCCCCGGCGAGCGAGCAGTTCCGCGTCCTCGTTCCGATCGCCCGGCCCGACCGCACGCTCCGGTACGTCCGCCTCGCCGCGGCGCTTGCCCGCGTCTCGGACAAGGAGGCCGTCGTCCACGTCCTGAACGTCACTCAGATCCCCGACCAGACTCCCTGGGAGACGGTCCAGGACACGGCCCGCGCCCGGACCGAGCGCATCCAGGACGAACTGGCCAGCACCGACATCGACGTGGACTACCTCGTCGAGGGCCACACCTGCCGCGACATCGCCTTCGACATCCTCCAGACGGCCCGGGACGACGAGGCCGACCTCGTGTTGATGGGCTATCCCGAGCGCCATCGAGAGGTCACCGAGACCGTCGAGCGGGAAGCGCCCTGTGACGTGTTCTTCGCCGACAAGACCGTCGACGAGGCCGATCTGGATGTCATCAACATCGGCGCGGGCGGCGGGCCACATCACAAAGCGCTGCTCCCGCTCGTGAACGCGCTGGGTCAGCACGGGAGCGAACTCCACCTGATCAACGTCTCGGCCGGCGAACGCGGGACCGACGAGACATCGGGTGTGACGATGGACGCGCTGGAGGGCGTCGAGACCACGCAGGTCCACAACGTCACCGCCGGGTCGGTCGCCGACGGCCTGGTCGAGACGGCCGCCGACAACGGCGGCGTGTTGATCATCGGGGCCTCGCGGGACCGCTGGCTGCGACAGGCGCTGTTCGGTAGCACGCCCGACGAAGTCGTCGCGCTGGCCGCCGAGCGTGACGTGCCGGTACTCGTCTACGCCAGCCAGACGGGCGTCTCCGATCGGGTGACCGAACGGCTGTTCCCGGTCGCACGCTACCTCAGAAAACGGCTCTCGCGGGCCGGCAAGACCGGCGGGTCCAGCCCGGACTGGGGCTGA
- a CDS encoding anthranilate phosphoribosyltransferase, which translates to MAQATREYGEWPLKRLMTEVVGSGHKSADDMTRDQAREAFQRILDDEPDHTTLGAFWLANRWKRNTPEELGAYVDVMHEESVVTAEPDADPVDCGANYDGKGRSAILGVAAGLVAAAAGTPVVVHSGDRVPTQKQDAYKHVLDELGVRTEIDPQESADMVDDVGFGFYYQPEFNPGIDALFDRRDNMGVRSFVNTVETLANPAGADVHLGSFYHLPFAKKMVRTLTNSTESTVSRALFFQGMEGYDDVRPGETIVAEWPVEGADSDDEDIADFEIRTAEYGMDLVSEDLQVENVAEESAEITEAVLTGEREDGFADAVALNAALRIYAREDADSIEDGLEQARAAIEDGSAADALEDLRAF; encoded by the coding sequence ATGGCTCAAGCGACCCGGGAGTACGGCGAATGGCCGCTCAAGCGACTGATGACCGAAGTCGTCGGCTCCGGCCACAAGTCCGCCGACGACATGACACGCGACCAGGCCCGGGAGGCGTTCCAGCGCATCCTCGACGACGAGCCCGACCACACCACACTCGGGGCGTTCTGGCTCGCCAACCGCTGGAAGCGAAACACCCCCGAGGAACTGGGCGCCTACGTCGACGTGATGCACGAGGAGTCGGTCGTCACCGCCGAACCCGACGCCGATCCGGTCGACTGTGGCGCGAACTACGACGGCAAAGGGCGTTCGGCGATCCTCGGCGTCGCTGCCGGCCTGGTCGCCGCCGCCGCAGGGACACCCGTCGTCGTCCACTCGGGCGACCGGGTCCCGACACAGAAACAGGACGCCTACAAGCACGTCCTGGACGAACTGGGCGTCCGCACCGAGATCGACCCTCAGGAGAGTGCCGACATGGTCGACGACGTGGGCTTTGGCTTCTACTACCAGCCCGAGTTCAACCCCGGGATCGACGCCCTGTTCGACCGGCGTGACAACATGGGCGTGCGGTCGTTCGTCAACACCGTCGAGACGCTCGCCAACCCCGCCGGCGCCGATGTCCACCTGGGCAGTTTCTATCACCTCCCGTTCGCCAAGAAGATGGTCCGGACGCTCACCAACTCCACGGAGAGCACCGTCTCGCGGGCCCTGTTCTTCCAGGGGATGGAGGGGTACGACGACGTGCGCCCCGGCGAGACCATCGTCGCCGAGTGGCCCGTCGAGGGCGCCGACTCGGACGACGAGGACATCGCGGACTTCGAGATCCGCACGGCGGAGTACGGGATGGATCTGGTCAGCGAAGACCTCCAGGTCGAGAACGTCGCCGAGGAGTCCGCCGAGATCACCGAGGCGGTCCTGACCGGCGAGCGTGAGGACGGCTTCGCGGACGCCGTCGCGCTCAACGCCGCCCTCCGAATCTACGCCCGCGAGGACGCCGACAGCATCGAGGACGGCCTCGAACAGGCCCGCGCGGCGATCGAGGACGGAAGCGCCGCCGACGCGCTGGAGGACCTCCGGGCGTTCTGA
- a CDS encoding alpha/beta fold hydrolase codes for MATTPPDGDDWTVPADGQVWTHGTAETNGIRLHTVTAGPEDGELVVLLHGFPEFWYAWHHQIEPLADAGYRVVAPDLRGYNCSEKPTGVAAYDIDELVADVAGLVEGTGRESAHVVGHDWGGLVAWYVGARRPDVVDRLAVLNAPHPSAYERALRASPTQLLKSWYVFFFQLPVVPEAVLRARDYRALDGLLTDQPVTPGAFSETDIRYYKTALSRPGALTAAVNYYRAMGRRSATRTLTMRGVEDLRVARPTLLLWGEQDRMLDVSLSEGLDRWVPDIQVERFPDASHWVQFDAPEDVTERLLAFLPPA; via the coding sequence ATGGCAACGACGCCACCCGACGGCGACGACTGGACGGTCCCCGCCGACGGCCAGGTGTGGACACACGGGACGGCAGAGACCAACGGGATACGGCTCCACACGGTGACGGCCGGCCCCGAAGACGGCGAGTTGGTCGTCCTGTTGCACGGCTTCCCGGAGTTCTGGTACGCCTGGCACCACCAGATCGAGCCCCTGGCCGACGCGGGCTACCGGGTCGTGGCGCCGGACCTCCGGGGGTACAACTGTTCGGAGAAACCGACGGGCGTCGCCGCCTACGACATCGACGAACTCGTCGCGGACGTGGCCGGGCTCGTCGAGGGTACCGGCCGCGAGTCAGCACACGTCGTCGGCCACGACTGGGGCGGACTGGTGGCCTGGTACGTCGGCGCGCGCCGACCGGACGTGGTCGACCGGCTGGCAGTGTTGAACGCGCCACACCCCTCGGCGTACGAGCGGGCGCTGCGAGCCTCGCCCACACAGCTTCTCAAATCGTGGTACGTGTTCTTCTTCCAGCTCCCGGTGGTTCCCGAGGCCGTCCTCCGAGCCCGTGACTACCGGGCGCTCGACGGGCTGTTGACCGACCAGCCCGTCACCCCCGGCGCGTTCAGCGAGACGGATATCCGGTACTACAAGACCGCACTGAGCCGGCCCGGTGCACTGACCGCGGCGGTGAACTACTACCGTGCGATGGGTCGCCGGAGCGCCACCCGCACGCTCACGATGCGCGGCGTCGAGGACCTGCGCGTGGCGCGGCCGACGCTGCTACTCTGGGGCGAGCAAGACCGGATGCTCGACGTGTCGCTTTCCGAGGGACTCGACCGGTGGGTGCCCGACATCCAAGTCGAGCGGTTCCCCGACGCGAGCCACTGGGTGCAGTTCGACGCGCCCGAGGACGTGACCGAGCGTCTGCTGGCGTTTCTGCCCCCGGCGTAA
- a CDS encoding response regulator, with the protein MTHQGKLTVLVVDDESAVADAYAETVDQRYEVEVAYSGAEALEKLSAAIDVVLLDRRMPDISGDEVLEEVRDRGIEARVAMVTAVDPDLDIIEMPFDDYIVKPVSPEALFETIERLYKCVDYEDQLREYYSLTAKYAALRSSKPVEELETSEEFEALESDMTEKRDELDDLTSSLDNRDFQKMFADIGSDREWLDNE; encoded by the coding sequence ATGACACACCAGGGGAAGCTGACGGTGTTGGTCGTCGACGACGAGTCGGCCGTCGCCGATGCGTACGCCGAGACTGTCGACCAGCGATACGAGGTCGAGGTCGCCTACAGCGGTGCCGAGGCACTGGAGAAACTGTCCGCGGCGATCGATGTCGTCCTGCTCGACCGTCGGATGCCGGACATCTCCGGCGACGAGGTGCTCGAAGAGGTCCGTGACCGCGGGATCGAGGCACGGGTCGCCATGGTGACGGCGGTCGACCCCGACCTGGACATCATCGAGATGCCCTTCGACGACTACATCGTCAAGCCGGTGTCCCCCGAGGCGCTGTTTGAGACCATCGAACGCCTCTACAAGTGTGTCGACTACGAGGACCAACTCCGGGAGTACTACTCGTTGACGGCCAAGTACGCCGCTCTGCGGTCGAGCAAGCCCGTCGAGGAACTCGAAACCAGCGAGGAGTTCGAGGCACTGGAGTCGGACATGACCGAGAAACGGGACGAACTCGACGACCTCACCTCGTCGCTTGACAACCGGGACTTCCAGAAGATGTTCGCCGATATCGGGTCCGACCGCGAGTGGCTCGACAACGAGTGA
- a CDS encoding peptidylprolyl isomerase, translated as MSDLTATLHTTEGDIEIELYDERAPKTVENFVGLAEGANDYEGTEVGRGTGAWEDPESGEKRIDPLYTDIEIHRIIDDFMIQMGDPTGTGRGGPGYQFDDEFHDDLTHDGAGVVSMANAGPNTNGSQFFITLDAQPHLDGKHAVFGRVVDGMDVVEAIGNADTDRNDAPKSELLLESVDIDQ; from the coding sequence ATGAGCGACCTGACGGCGACACTGCACACGACAGAAGGCGACATCGAGATCGAACTGTACGACGAGCGTGCGCCCAAGACCGTCGAGAACTTCGTCGGTCTGGCGGAGGGCGCGAACGACTACGAGGGGACCGAGGTCGGCCGTGGCACCGGCGCCTGGGAGGACCCCGAGAGCGGCGAGAAGCGCATCGACCCCCTCTATACGGACATCGAGATCCACCGGATCATCGACGACTTCATGATCCAGATGGGCGACCCGACCGGCACCGGCCGGGGTGGCCCGGGCTACCAGTTCGACGACGAGTTCCACGACGACCTGACTCACGACGGCGCTGGCGTCGTCAGCATGGCCAACGCCGGCCCGAACACCAACGGCTCGCAGTTCTTCATCACGCTGGACGCCCAGCCCCACCTCGACGGGAAACACGCCGTCTTCGGCCGCGTGGTCGACGGGATGGATGTCGTCGAGGCGATCGGGAACGCCGACACGGACCGCAACGACGCACCCAAATCGGAACTGCTGCTCGAATCCGTCGACATCGACCAGTAA
- a CDS encoding DUF502 domain-containing protein gives MKQSDDIGVTLGRVRKWLLSGAALTIPLVITILVLGVVVNFLFNVVSPVVTLVEIIPGVTPVVEGFLIQLTSLLSLLGLVIAIGAVADLTEDNYAPTFHSAVEAVPVAGDVYRSFRRMSDVFVESDIETFRDVKLVEFPHEGAYSIAFVTADTPGKIQAAAGEIEMQTLFVPLAPNPVMGGFLVNFTAEQIHEVDLTVEEAVQSIVTSGVSVEVADRDRDRPMSMDELSDMTMDPINDAFDGDRATDEDREP, from the coding sequence ATGAAGCAGTCTGACGATATCGGCGTTACGCTCGGACGGGTTCGGAAGTGGTTGCTCAGCGGTGCCGCGCTGACGATTCCGCTCGTGATCACGATACTCGTCCTGGGAGTGGTCGTGAACTTCCTGTTCAACGTCGTCTCGCCGGTCGTGACGCTGGTCGAGATAATCCCCGGGGTGACACCCGTCGTCGAGGGTTTTCTCATCCAGCTCACCAGTCTCCTCTCACTGCTCGGTCTCGTGATCGCGATCGGTGCCGTCGCCGACCTGACCGAGGACAACTACGCGCCGACGTTTCACTCGGCGGTCGAGGCGGTCCCCGTCGCCGGAGATGTCTACCGCAGCTTTCGCCGGATGAGCGACGTGTTCGTCGAGAGTGACATCGAGACCTTCCGGGACGTGAAACTCGTGGAGTTCCCCCACGAAGGGGCGTACTCGATCGCCTTCGTCACCGCGGACACGCCGGGGAAGATCCAGGCCGCGGCGGGCGAGATCGAGATGCAGACGCTGTTCGTGCCGCTGGCGCCGAACCCGGTGATGGGTGGCTTTCTCGTCAACTTCACGGCCGAACAGATCCACGAGGTCGACCTCACCGTCGAGGAAGCGGTGCAATCGATCGTCACGAGCGGTGTCTCCGTCGAGGTCGCCGACCGCGACCGCGACCGGCCGATGTCGATGGACGAACTCAGCGACATGACGATGGATCCGATCAACGACGCGTTCGACGGCGACCGGGCGACGGACGAGGACAGAGAGCCGTGA
- a CDS encoding carboxymuconolactone decarboxylase family protein, with protein MSDTVDDTDELPATASDFADAYPEVWTQYADLGKACSEAGPLDGETKRLVKLALAVGAQSEGAVHSHTRRALDEGVDPAALDHVAVLATTTLGFPKAMAARSWIRDITESE; from the coding sequence ATGTCTGATACGGTCGACGACACGGACGAACTGCCTGCGACGGCCAGCGACTTCGCCGATGCCTATCCCGAGGTCTGGACACAGTACGCCGACCTCGGGAAGGCCTGTTCGGAGGCCGGCCCGCTCGACGGCGAGACGAAACGGCTCGTGAAACTCGCGCTCGCGGTCGGCGCGCAGTCCGAGGGCGCGGTTCACTCTCACACCCGTCGCGCCCTCGACGAGGGAGTCGACCCCGCGGCGCTGGACCACGTCGCGGTGCTGGCGACCACGACGCTGGGGTTCCCGAAGGCGATGGCCGCCCGGTCGTGGATCCGGGATATCACGGAGTCGGAGTGA
- a CDS encoding PQQ-binding-like beta-propeller repeat protein, translating to MSGPNRRRLLTTLGTALTSGCLRATTETGQSPSDGDVTPDDRPTADAGGATQRTSTSPADGGLDPSSLSVVWETEPELEFSQAGLVAAETVLTQRPGRQTYVARSLGDGSEQWRTTLDAGVTLPPRVVGSTVLVGTTAGTLHALALSDGSERWRYETDGDLLVLPVAGPDAGTVLLPVRFDSDRSGVVDAVSLASGERQWRVDGIDRPNSISPVVDGRFYLGFSDSFRGYTAIDGRPLPPGQQPSSVPGVSTGWFPHGRLLFVHEGTVYLPEPRTADPIVAYDPVANEVRWRYEPFGDLRSVTAWGETLAFTASDNAVYGLDRTTGDRRWRVQRDDRLSPVSAARGVVWTARGRTLLGIDAVTGTVHVERDLPLSADLVFALDRQVVVLGADGVRAYRVET from the coding sequence GTGTCCGGACCGAACCGCCGCCGCCTGCTGACGACGCTCGGAACCGCCCTGACTTCCGGGTGTCTCCGAGCCACGACTGAGACCGGCCAGTCGCCGTCTGACGGGGACGTGACACCCGACGACCGACCGACGGCCGACGCCGGTGGGGCGACACAGCGCACGTCCACGTCGCCCGCCGACGGGGGGCTCGATCCTTCCTCGCTCTCGGTCGTGTGGGAGACGGAGCCGGAACTGGAGTTCTCCCAGGCCGGCCTGGTGGCGGCCGAGACGGTCCTCACGCAGCGACCCGGCAGGCAGACCTACGTCGCGCGGTCGCTCGGGGACGGGAGCGAGCAGTGGCGAACGACTCTCGACGCCGGTGTCACGCTCCCGCCGCGGGTCGTCGGATCGACGGTGCTCGTGGGGACGACGGCGGGGACGCTCCACGCGCTCGCGCTCTCGGACGGGAGCGAGCGGTGGCGCTACGAGACAGACGGGGACCTGTTGGTACTCCCGGTCGCCGGCCCGGACGCCGGAACGGTACTGCTTCCCGTCCGGTTCGACAGCGATCGGTCCGGGGTGGTCGACGCGGTATCGCTGGCGAGTGGCGAGCGACAGTGGCGTGTCGACGGGATCGATCGGCCAAACTCGATCTCGCCGGTCGTCGACGGCCGGTTCTATCTCGGCTTCAGCGACAGTTTCCGGGGCTACACGGCGATCGACGGCCGACCGCTCCCGCCCGGACAGCAACCGTCCTCCGTTCCGGGAGTCAGTACCGGGTGGTTCCCACACGGGCGGCTCCTGTTCGTCCACGAGGGGACGGTGTACCTCCCGGAACCACGGACGGCCGACCCGATCGTCGCCTACGACCCGGTGGCCAACGAGGTCCGCTGGCGGTACGAACCGTTCGGCGACCTTCGCTCCGTTACTGCCTGGGGTGAGACCCTGGCGTTCACCGCGAGTGACAACGCCGTCTACGGACTCGACCGCACCACTGGGGACCGTCGCTGGCGCGTCCAGCGCGACGACCGGCTCTCGCCCGTCTCGGCAGCGCGCGGCGTCGTCTGGACGGCGCGGGGCCGGACGCTGCTCGGGATCGACGCCGTGACCGGGACGGTCCACGTCGAACGGGACCTGCCGCTGTCGGCCGACCTCGTCTTCGCCCTCGACCGGCAGGTCGTCGTGTTGGGCGCGGATGGCGTGCGAGCGTACCGCGTCGAGACCTGA